In Vibrio mangrovi, the DNA window ATACATCCGAGGTTGGCGGAATAACCGGATGGATACACAATACAGTCATCACGTCCTTTCAGTTTTGCCAGTTTCCGTTCCAGCTCAAGGTGTAACAGGTTACTTCCGGCAATAATCCGGCAACCGGTGTTTGTCGCTCCATATAAACCTGCGGCATCCTGAATTGCCTGAATCACTTCAGGGTGGCTGGACAAGCCAAGATAGCTGTTTGAACCGAACATCAGGAACTCGCGGCTTTTTCCGGTGGTTTCATCAAAAATCACCGCCCGGTTTTTACATGGTGTTTCTAAAGGCATGCCATACCAGTAGAGCTGGTTATCCCGTTTCTCATGGTAGAACTTCCGGAACTCGCGGGCTTTGTGAAACAGATCCGGATGCTGGATACCGACGAAATCACGCATAGTCCGGGGATCGCCGATTTGTTTCCGATCTTCCTCCGAAGACATTGCGAGGTGTGCATACGGGTCTTCATCATTATCCAGCTGTGGTTCTTCGGCTTTTGCAGTCACTGGTGGCCGGTATTGATCGCTATCCTGAGGCAGTTGTCCGGCAAGTGCTGTTTTAAGTGCTGCCAGTGTATCTGCTTTGGGAAGTGCTAGTTTGGGATCCAGTCCCAGCATTGTCAGGAGTTCGCTTTGGACCGATAAAACATTGATTGAGTCGATTCCCAGATCATTTTCGATCTGGGCATCCATACTTAACGTCTCAGCCGGATAACCACTATGCCGGGCAAATACCTGACAGATCATGTCATCAAGCCAGTTGAGCGCTGGTGCTGAAGTCGCAGTTTTCGCTGTAGGTAACTGATAATCCGAGTTTTCGATGTCTGCTACGATATCAGCAATGGTGTGAAGTCTTTCGGTGATTAAAGGCACAGAAAGCCGTAACTGTTTAGTCAGCGAAGTGGCAATATCCGCCAGTGCAATCGAATCTACACCCAGATCATTTTCCAGATGGCTTGCAACAGACAGAGACTCAACCGGGTATTCGGTAATCTCGGAAAAAGTTTGCAGAATAAATTGTTGCAGGGCCTCTTTGGATGCCGTTTGAGGTTTTTGCGTGTCTGTCATGCTTTTTCTCCTTCAGTTTTATTGGCCTTCAACCGCTCAACAAGCGATACCATGGCTGCAACGGATGCGAAATTTTCCGGATAGATATCCTGCATTTTTATCTCAACCTGAGCTTCACTTTTCAGAAAATCGACCAGATCAAAAATTGCAGCAGAATCAACAATATTCAGTTCAAATAACGGTGTTTGGCTATCAAGACCATCACTGTCTCCGTCAAGGAACTGCTGGGCGATATGCTGAATTAAATGGGTTGCTAACATAGAAAGCTCCTTAAAGACTGGCCGATTGAGGTTTATCACCGCAGATTAATGTCCGGGGACCGGAAATATTGATGAGTCTGACATTTTCAAACCCAACAGCCCGGAAACGTTCCAGATATTCTTCGGTACTGCTTTCGATACCGCCATCGGTTGATACCAGCATGTTCAGAGAGAGTAGTGCTGTAAATTCCGGGCCGGATTTTTCATCGTTCAGCGGGGTTTCTGAGGCCATGAAGCATCCGCCGGCTGGCATCGCATCGTAGATATTTTTCAGAATAGTCATCTGAATTTCCGGAGCATAGTCATGCAGCATCCAGCCCAAATGGATCAGGTCATAGTCCTGCAAGGCGAGTTTTCCGGCGATCACATCACCTTCAATGACATTAATTCGGTCGCCGTATCCCTGTACGGCGAGTTTATCCCGCAGAAATGCACAGGCCTGAGGCAATTCGCAAATCGTCAGATGAATATCCGGATTGATACCGGCGACAGCAATCGGTAACGTGCCGATACCACTGCCGATGTCCAGAAATGAACGGTGTTGGGAGAAATCGTAATCCTGTACGAATCCGTG includes these proteins:
- a CDS encoding aminotransferase class I/II-fold pyridoxal phosphate-dependent enzyme; the encoded protein is MTDTQKPQTASKEALQQFILQTFSEITEYPVESLSVASHLENDLGVDSIALADIATSLTKQLRLSVPLITERLHTIADIVADIENSDYQLPTAKTATSAPALNWLDDMICQVFARHSGYPAETLSMDAQIENDLGIDSINVLSVQSELLTMLGLDPKLALPKADTLAALKTALAGQLPQDSDQYRPPVTAKAEEPQLDNDEDPYAHLAMSSEEDRKQIGDPRTMRDFVGIQHPDLFHKAREFRKFYHEKRDNQLYWYGMPLETPCKNRAVIFDETTGKSREFLMFGSNSYLGLSSHPEVIQAIQDAAGLYGATNTGCRIIAGSNLLHLELERKLAKLKGRDDCIVYPSGYSANLGCISALTSKHDLVFTDAINHMSIQDGCKLAGAQRKIYDHSLTSLEKSLAKYADHPGGKLIVTDGVFSMHGDVVDLPRLVKLAQRYGAKVLVDDAHSTGVLGKTGSGTSEHFNMKGQVDLELGTMSKSLSGLGGYVCADGDVVEYLRFYSNSYVFAATIPAHVAAGVIASIDIMLREPERLTRLWDNIYYFRTRLLNAGFDLENSDSAIIPVVVGDDAKALLFGRAVRKRGMYCQTVVFPGVSVGDARLRISVTSEHTRQDLDEAYQILVDSALEVGVPVADVARVREKDAVAEA
- a CDS encoding acyl carrier protein yields the protein MLATHLIQHIAQQFLDGDSDGLDSQTPLFELNIVDSAAIFDLVDFLKSEAQVEIKMQDIYPENFASVAAMVSLVERLKANKTEGEKA
- a CDS encoding methyltransferase, which translates into the protein MTLTKQDAVDQMMGFFQAKTLTAALDLKLFDHLHTQDLSAGEIADKLKSPLRSVEQLLIGLRAMGYLEKQGDNYHLPQEHASFLVSHEPMWLGWLGRHIDTFLYPLWGELKSAVTSDTNQRQAVFGDDRSWFDILYQNPEDVTDFQEFLGKFAAPFIHGFVQDYDFSQHRSFLDIGSGIGTLPIAVAGINPDIHLTICELPQACAFLRDKLAVQGYGDRINVIEGDVIAGKLALQDYDLIHLGWMLHDYAPEIQMTILKNIYDAMPAGGCFMASETPLNDEKSGPEFTALLSLNMLVSTDGGIESSTEEYLERFRAVGFENVRLINISGPRTLICGDKPQSASL